CAGCAAGTCTTTTACTAATGGTAGGAGACAAAGCTCCTTCGCTGTGGTCAAATGATTTCGTCCAAATTGATCGCAATACACAGGATTTTCGCCTTTATCCGTTAATAAAACTAGATATTTGTTATCCACATACTTGTTATCTTCTTCGGCGATTGGTTCCATCACACGGGTATTTGCATACAGGTCGTGCTCTAGGTACATCACAACAGGAGAGCCATGTACTAATACTTCAGTAGGTAATGGAGAATGCTGAATGAACTCAACTAGATTTTTCTGCTTCAGCTCCACGGATGCGAAAGCGCGTGTCATCCCGAATTGTTGATAGAGCTCAATCGCTTTGTGGTTATACAAGTTTAGTGATAAATCGCCAATCATTGGCAGGCCATATTGCTTAAATTTGTACATAGCTCCAATATTCGTAGCTACCAGCCCGTCTATTTCTACGTCCAATGTAGATAAGAAATGATTGTATTGATCAAATTGCAGCCCAAACATCATGCGTGGCATCCCCAAGTAAATCCTGCTGTCTCCTTTCATGGCTACAAGGTGTTTTATCTGTTCCTTGGTAAATGGCAGATCAGGCAAGAATACATCGCCGGCTAAATAGATGTGTTCTACTCCCTCTGCGATCGCCAGTTCAGCTTGCTCCTGATTATTAACTCGTACACATAGCTCACCTTTTGTTTTAGCGCTAGAAGTGTGCTGATGTTCTTGGAAAGTGTTTTGTAAGTCTTCTATACGTTGTTCACGAATATCGCGTTCTTCTGTTGGTGTACTAAAGACTTTACCTGTACTATAAAATTTACCCGTACCCTCGTAACGTCGATTAATATAGTCAAGTCCAGGCTTACCAAAGGCATATCCTGTACTAAAGTCGCGTTTACGATTTTCCAATAAGGCTTGTCGATCTTTACAACGATCAAACCCGATAGGATCTTGCATATAACGGTCAATTGCATCACCGTAGCTATTGATCAGCGTAACTAGGAATTCTTTGTCACGCATACGACCTTCAATTTTAAATGAGGTAATTCCAGACTCAATTAACTCTGGAATATGCTCGTACATGTACATATCCTTAGCTGCTAGAGGATATTCGGTTGGGAAGACATACCCGTCCTTCTTCACGCGATAGTCCCAACGGCAAGGTTTCATACACCGTCCACGGTTACTGCTGTTACCAAATAACATCGAGCTATATAAGCAGTTCGCACCGTGTACCGTGCACATGTCACCATGAACAAAGTATTCAAACTCCATCTTAGTCAAGGCTTGTAGCTGTTTTGCTGTTTGTAGATCCATTTCACGAGATGCAACTACACGTGTTACACCCAATGTTTGTAAGGCTTCAATCATTTCTAAATTGTGCACGTTCATCATGACAGAGGAGTGAAGAGGTACTGTTAGTTTTTGCTCTTGAATCAATGGGAAAATCGCCATGTCCTGAACAATGAGAGCATCTGGACGAATGCTATCTAAAAAGCGTAGGTAGGTTTTCGCTTCTTCCACATCGGCTTCGTCAAATAAATTATTTACCGTAATATAAACTCGCTTATCTTTTTCATGAGCGATTTGGATGGCTTGCTCCAATTCCTCATGGGTCAGGTTATAGCCTTTACGCATCATCCGCATATTAAGAACGGGCCCACCGCAATATATCGCATCGCAATTGGTCTCTACGATAGTTGTAAAAATCTCAAATGTTCCAGCAGGTGCTAATAATTCAATTTCTTTTCCATTAAAATATCGAGCCATAGGTAAGACCTCCACAATCATTTAAAATGAATCCTACAAGGATATTTATTGCAAGCAACAAACCTAAAAAGATCGAATCATTGCGTTTCCACTTCAACGTTTCATACGGAGTTCGAGGTGCGCCTAGTACATAGCCACGAGCTTCCATGGAATATACCAGGTCTTCTGCTCTCCGAAATGCGCTTACGGTTACTGGAACTAACAGTGACAACAGCATTTTGCCTTTTTCACGCCAGGGTAAGTCAGCCAAATCGGCACCACGGGAAGCTTGGGCTTTCGTGATTTTCTGCGTTTCTTCAAAAATAGTTGGAATGAAACGTAGGGAAATGCTGATCATTAGCCCTAGTTTTTCAGGTGAGATGCCAGTAAAACGGAATGGCTGTAAAATTCCTTCTACCCCTTTTGCTAGTGATAAAGGCTTGGTTGTAAAGGTTAACAAAGAGGTGAATGAGAGTAATAGGATCATGCGCCAAGCTGTTAAACAGGCAAGGCGTACTCCTTCTGAATAAAAAGAAAATGGGCCAATGGATAGCAAGGAGTGCCCTTCATTTATAAAGAAAAGCTGAAACAGAAATAAGAATAGAATAAGAAAACGTAATGGTTTAACGGCTTTCACGAAGAAAGAAAAAGGGATTCGACTACTCGCCATGATGCCCGTAGCAACTAAAAAGACAACAACGCATGCAAGTAAGGAATGGGTCAACATAATTAATAGAACAAACAGGAACATCCCAAGTAATTTGGAACGCGGGTCTAAGTGATGCAACCAGCTATTTGTGTCAATGTAGCGTCCAAACATCACTTTGTTTAACATGGGTGATCACCTGCTTGCTGTTTCTCGGATTTGTTCAGATGTATTTTCAGTTCTCCGAGATATCTGGCCCAGCCCTGTACAGATTGATCTGTAGGAAGAGGGAGAGTGGGAAATCTCCGACGAAAAGCCTGCTGGAATCGAAGCTGAGCGGGGACAGTAATCCCGAGTGTAGCCCAAATTTCTCTTTGCTCACTCAGCTCATGTACTCCACCTTGAAAGGCAACCTTACCTTTCTGCATAATGACCACCTGATCGCAGTAAGGCAGGACTTCCTCCAACCGATGAGTTACCATGAGAACTGTCTTTTGTTCCTGTTTACACAAATGATGTAAAAGCTGTAGAAGCTCGTGCCGGCTTTTACAATCCAAGGTAGCGGTTGGTTCATCTAACACGAGGATGTCTGGGTCCATAGCGAGTATTGAAGCGATTGCTACTTTGCGCATTTGACCACCGCTTAATTGAAAAGGGTTCTTATCTAAAAGGTCTGCATCTAATTTCACTTGTTGTAGAGCTTTGAGGGCTAATTCTTTCGCTTGCGCGGGTGAAGCACCATAGTTTTTCGGACCAAACGCAATCTCATGCTCCACCGTATCAGCAAACATTTGATGCTCTGGAAATTGAAAAATAAGTCCAACCCGCTGTCGAAGCTGGCGAATCCCCTTTTTTGAATGGTGAGGTGTGATGACATGATCGAGAACATGAACTTGACCCTTTGTGGGTAATAAAATGCCATTCATATGCTGTAATAAGGTTGATTTTCCACAGCCGCTCGGCCCGATAATGGCTGTAAACGAGCCTGTAGTAAACCCTACATTGATATTGTCCAAAGCAGTTTCTTGAAACAAATGGCCAAATTGATACGAGTAGGTTACTTCTTGAAAGTGAATCGCCATAAGTCCTCCATCAAATCTTGTTCGTCTGAATGAACAGGTATTTCTGGATGTAAATCATGAACCATCTGACTAACTGCCAAGGTAAAAGGCAGATGAAGATGGCAAGCAGCAACCCAATCTGGACGGGAAAACAGTTCAGATGGAGTAGTATCAGCCAGTAATTTACCTCCAGATAGAGCTATCACTCGATCAGCCGCTAAGATTTCTTCTGCGTCATGGGTAATGGACAAGCTTGTGTAAGCGCCTTCCAAATGTAACCCATCAATTAGTTTTCCTATCTCGTTTTTCGCTGTTTCATCAAGCATGGAGGTTGCCTCGTCAAAAATGATGATACTTGGCTGCATGGCGAGTACGGAGGCGATTGCCACTCGTTGTTTTTGTCCCCCAGACAGTTCATCAGGATGTTTATGTAAAAAATTCGTAATATGTAATTTTGTAGCATAGTGGGTCAATCTATCATGCATGACAGATCGTTCCAAACACATATTTTCAAGGCCAAACAGGATATCATCAGCAACGGTTGTTCCAACAAATTGATTTTCAGGATTTTGAAAAACCATGCCAATCTGCTTGCGGATAATCGGCAAGCTGTCATCCAACAACACTTGACCTGCCACGCAAATGTCTCCTTGTATATGTCGAAGCAGACCATTCAACAATTTAACTAGAGTGGATTTTCCGCACCCATTGTGACCTACGATGGCGATGCGTTCCCCTTGATTGATCTCAAAAGAAATATCCGTGAGAAGAGGGGGCTGATTTGGAAATTGAAAAGAGACCGAATCAAGCTGAATCAATGGTCGCTGAGACATCGCCTTCACCTGCTTTCTAAGTACTTGGGCTTAGTCGACTGAAACGAAAGGTTGAAATAAAGTCATCTTGGATAGGGAACGTACAAGATAACGTACCGCAATGCCAATAAAGATTCCGGTAAGAATTCCTGTTATCAGCAAGGCTGGTAGATAGTAAAAAATTTTGCTTGTCTGAAAAATAAGTACAGCTGCAGTTAATTGCCCAATGTTATGTGCTACGCCACCTAGAATACTAATCCCGATTAAACTAAAGGATTTTCCGGTTAGCTTCATTAGTCCGAACATAACGATGAAACTAAACAAAGCGCCAAAAAAACTAAATAAAAAACTGGAGAACGTACCTAAAATCATGGCTGTTAGCAAGGTTTTTAAGATGACAAGGGTAAAGGCGTCCTTACCAGATAAAAAATATAGGCAGGCTAGTACCATGATGTTGGCTAGTCCAAGCTTGGCCCCAGGTAATTGCAAGTTAATGGGAAGAGTTGATTCGATTAATCCAAGTACCACAGATACGGCGGCAAAGATGGCGATAATCACTACTTTTTTCAATACCTGTGATTGCGTTTCCAGCTGTGAAGAATTATTGGGCAAGGCCATCTACGTCAGCTCCTTCGTCTGAAACGATTTCCACCAATACGCGATGAGGCAAGCAAACGATGGTTTGACTAGGATCGGTGATAAACCCAAAGGATAGACAAACCTTATCGTCGCAATCAGCTTCAACCATTTCTATGCCATAGTCATGTACCTTGAGGATATTTTGGCCATGCTCGGTATCAACCTTGATTGTTTGTTCTTCTTTGGTAAGTTCAATGGTCTTGTATAATTGGTTATTAACGGTAATTTTTGCTACTTTATGGACATTGTGCAAATTTTCACTTGTATCTGCACTATAGTAACGAGGCACAAGAAAAGCTAGAGCCACGACGAGTACGATGCCAATTAAAATAAAATCTGCTCGTTTCATGTTTTTTTCTCCTGTTATCATTTTTTCTGATTTACAAATAATGCAATGTCAATACGTATTATACACGATCTGAAATATGGAGGTGTGACGCTCTTCCTTTCCAAAATAATTTTCTAGTGGTATAATGCGCCACGTTCACTTTTGTCCGAAAGTCTAAGCCTACAAGGGTGGTTCTTTGGATAAGAGCGGGTAAAACTCCCGTTGTGACCTTATTTTTGGCCTGAGACGGGAAAAAAACAGCGGAGGACTGGCAACATGAACCACAAATTTTCGCTTCTGTTTTTTTTGCTATTGAGTCTCATATTAAATGGCTGTGTCTCTAAAACTCATGAAGAAAGTGTGAAAACGGCGATTCAACCACAGTCTGAAAGCTTCTTTATCTATGACACGATTGTGACCGTACGTGTATATGATGACCGAATGACAGACAAGCATTTTAAAGAGCTGGAAGCCCGTATGAAAGAAATTGAATCCCATTTAAGTCGTACCCTGCAAGGCAGTGAGGTCTATCGAATCAATGAACAAGCGGGCAAGCAAGCGGTGCCTGTATCTCGAGAAACGTATGAAGTAATCAAAAAATCGATACAATTTGCAAAGTTATCAGAAGGTCGGTTTGACCCAGCGATTGGTCCATTAGTGAGCTTATGGAATATTGGGCAAGATAATGCTAAGGTACCATCCGAAGAAAAGCTTACAGAAGCCTTACAGGTGATTGATTACCATCAAATTGTCTTAGATGATGCTAAGAGAACGGTGTTTTTGAAGCAGCCAAACATGGCGATTGATTTAGGCGGGATAGGCAAAGGATATGCTGCTGACCAAATTGCTGTCTATTTAACGGAAAAAGGCTTTAACAGTGCCATTATTGATTTAGGTGGAAATATTTTGGCACTAGGTAAGAAACCGAATGGAAATGACTGGATTATTGGTATTCAAGATCCAGATCGTAACCGCGGTAATCAATTAGGAAAGCTGAAAGTTACAAATAAGACAGTAGTTACGTCAGGGATTTATGAGCGTTATTTTGAGGAGAATGGTAAGCATTATCATCATATATTAAATCCAGATACAGGATATCCTGTGGAAAATAATTTGTTTAGTGTTAGCATCATTACGAATGAATCGGCTGATGCGGATGCACTGTCTACAACCGGTTTCGCATTAGGGCTTGAAAAAGGTATGCCTTTTATGGAAAGCCTGCCAAATGTAGAGGCGATCTTTATCACAAAAGACAAAAATGTTTATATTACCAGTGGCTTGAAAGGTAATTGGGAATTGACCAATGAACAATATAAGATGGCTAACTAAACAAAGCCTGAGACTTTCCTGAGTAACAAAAATAAAATAAATGCAGTTTGCTAGCACCCTTTTTACTCGATAAAACCGTCAGATGAACGTAGCGTTCGTTTGATGGTTTTTCCAATGGTTTAAAAGTATATCGCCAAGGCTTGGGCATATACTGATTGTATAAACGGGTGGGGGTGAACCACGTGCAAACAGTATCCGTATTCCTACACACAACAAA
This is a stretch of genomic DNA from Brevibacillus laterosporus DSM 25. It encodes these proteins:
- a CDS encoding FAD:protein FMN transferase gives rise to the protein MNHKFSLLFFLLLSLILNGCVSKTHEESVKTAIQPQSESFFIYDTIVTVRVYDDRMTDKHFKELEARMKEIESHLSRTLQGSEVYRINEQAGKQAVPVSRETYEVIKKSIQFAKLSEGRFDPAIGPLVSLWNIGQDNAKVPSEEKLTEALQVIDYHQIVLDDAKRTVFLKQPNMAIDLGGIGKGYAADQIAVYLTEKGFNSAIIDLGGNILALGKKPNGNDWIIGIQDPDRNRGNQLGKLKVTNKTVVTSGIYERYFEENGKHYHHILNPDTGYPVENNLFSVSIITNESADADALSTTGFALGLEKGMPFMESLPNVEAIFITKDKNVYITSGLKGNWELTNEQYKMAN
- a CDS encoding ATP-binding cassette domain-containing protein translates to MAIHFQEVTYSYQFGHLFQETALDNINVGFTTGSFTAIIGPSGCGKSTLLQHMNGILLPTKGQVHVLDHVITPHHSKKGIRQLRQRVGLIFQFPEHQMFADTVEHEIAFGPKNYGASPAQAKELALKALQQVKLDADLLDKNPFQLSGGQMRKVAIASILAMDPDILVLDEPTATLDCKSRHELLQLLHHLCKQEQKTVLMVTHRLEEVLPYCDQVVIMQKGKVAFQGGVHELSEQREIWATLGITVPAQLRFQQAFRRRFPTLPLPTDQSVQGWARYLGELKIHLNKSEKQQAGDHPC
- a CDS encoding ATP-binding cassette domain-containing protein, which encodes MSQRPLIQLDSVSFQFPNQPPLLTDISFEINQGERIAIVGHNGCGKSTLVKLLNGLLRHIQGDICVAGQVLLDDSLPIIRKQIGMVFQNPENQFVGTTVADDILFGLENMCLERSVMHDRLTHYATKLHITNFLHKHPDELSGGQKQRVAIASVLAMQPSIIIFDEATSMLDETAKNEIGKLIDGLHLEGAYTSLSITHDAEEILAADRVIALSGGKLLADTTPSELFSRPDWVAACHLHLPFTLAVSQMVHDLHPEIPVHSDEQDLMEDLWRFTFKK
- a CDS encoding energy-coupling factor transporter transmembrane component T family protein, yielding MLNKVMFGRYIDTNSWLHHLDPRSKLLGMFLFVLLIMLTHSLLACVVVFLVATGIMASSRIPFSFFVKAVKPLRFLILFLFLFQLFFINEGHSLLSIGPFSFYSEGVRLACLTAWRMILLLSFTSLLTFTTKPLSLAKGVEGILQPFRFTGISPEKLGLMISISLRFIPTIFEETQKITKAQASRGADLADLPWREKGKMLLSLLVPVTVSAFRRAEDLVYSMEARGYVLGAPRTPYETLKWKRNDSIFLGLLLAINILVGFILNDCGGLTYGSIF
- a CDS encoding peptidase U32 family protein — its product is MARYFNGKEIELLAPAGTFEIFTTIVETNCDAIYCGGPVLNMRMMRKGYNLTHEELEQAIQIAHEKDKRVYITVNNLFDEADVEEAKTYLRFLDSIRPDALIVQDMAIFPLIQEQKLTVPLHSSVMMNVHNLEMIEALQTLGVTRVVASREMDLQTAKQLQALTKMEFEYFVHGDMCTVHGANCLYSSMLFGNSSNRGRCMKPCRWDYRVKKDGYVFPTEYPLAAKDMYMYEHIPELIESGITSFKIEGRMRDKEFLVTLINSYGDAIDRYMQDPIGFDRCKDRQALLENRKRDFSTGYAFGKPGLDYINRRYEGTGKFYSTGKVFSTPTEERDIREQRIEDLQNTFQEHQHTSSAKTKGELCVRVNNQEQAELAIAEGVEHIYLAGDVFLPDLPFTKEQIKHLVAMKGDSRIYLGMPRMMFGLQFDQYNHFLSTLDVEIDGLVATNIGAMYKFKQYGLPMIGDLSLNLYNHKAIELYQQFGMTRAFASVELKQKNLVEFIQHSPLPTEVLVHGSPVVMYLEHDLYANTRVMEPIAEEDNKYVDNKYLVLLTDKGENPVYCDQFGRNHLTTAKELCLLPLVKDLLAVGVSHFRIEGAIYTTEQLRTIIRMYQKALQEPERSIELYEKAVPVHAGYTLGTLSFD
- a CDS encoding Gx transporter family protein encodes the protein MALPNNSSQLETQSQVLKKVVIIAIFAAVSVVLGLIESTLPINLQLPGAKLGLANIMVLACLYFLSGKDAFTLVILKTLLTAMILGTFSSFLFSFFGALFSFIVMFGLMKLTGKSFSLIGISILGGVAHNIGQLTAAVLIFQTSKIFYYLPALLITGILTGIFIGIAVRYLVRSLSKMTLFQPFVSVD
- a CDS encoding NusG domain II-containing protein; the encoded protein is MKRADFILIGIVLVVALAFLVPRYYSADTSENLHNVHKVAKITVNNQLYKTIELTKEEQTIKVDTEHGQNILKVHDYGIEMVEADCDDKVCLSFGFITDPSQTIVCLPHRVLVEIVSDEGADVDGLAQ